A single Vespula vulgaris chromosome 3, iyVesVulg1.1, whole genome shotgun sequence DNA region contains:
- the LOC127062849 gene encoding platelet binding protein GspB-like isoform X20, which yields MKILVSSLLFLVVSTTALSIQPNRVDLRRNSPINTISKIEASLGIRAQGKGAVNSGQSTAAHGGSSAVVNIGINAGGKGGVNSGKNTGAYAGSNVNAKIGLGAVVGAGVNSGKNTGAYGGSNANAKIGVATAVGAGVNSGKNTGSHGGSNANAKIGVATAVGAGVNSGKNTGSHGGSNANAKIGVATAVGAGVNSGKNTGSHGGSNANAKIGVATAVGAGVNSGKNTGGHGGSNVNAKIGIGAAGGVNARGDSKAGLGIYAGVHGGSHARADLGIKGGINAAGHGRSGSNTGANVNAGINVRTKEGSSAKASIGINAGVNVGAHGRSNAGAKIGINTRVHAGDNRGSKAGANLGISAGLHTRWNLPSQEHNQHKNHHESHLSYIPSFHNLPKLPHIPLPHIPLPHIPLPHIPFPPFHFWSTSTTSTTTEKPCESESTSSSTSKHPIETSSSSASPSSSSPKQPSVAPSSSASPSSFNSEQPSEAPSSSVSPSSESTPCEEPSKAPSSSASPSSSSSEQPSEAPSSSASPSSSSSEQPSAAPSSSASPSSSSSEQPSEAPSSSASPSSSSSEQPSAAPSSSASPSPSSSERPSEEPSSSASPSSSSSEKPSEAPSSPASPSSSSSEQPSEASSSSASPNSESTPCEEPSEAPSSSASPSSTSSEQPSEASSSSASPSSSSSEQPSEAPSSSASPSSSSSEQPSEAPSSSASPSSSSSEQPSEATSSSASPSPSSSEQPSEAPSSSASPSPSSSEQPSEAPSSSASPSSSSSEQPSEAPSSSAAPNSESTPCEEPSEASSSSASHSSTSSEQPSEAPSSSASPSSSSSEQPSEAPSSSASPSPSSSEQPSEAPSSSASPSSSSSEQPSEAPSSSASPSSSSSEQPSEAPSSSASPSPSSSEQPSEAPSSSASPSSSSSEQPSEAPSSSAAPNSESTPCEEPSEAPSSSASPSSTSSEQPSEAPSSSASPSSSSSEQPSEAPSSSASPSSSSSEQPSEAPSSSASPSPSSSEQPSEAPSSSASPSSSSSEQPSEAPSSSASPSSSSSEQPSEAPSSSASPSSSSSEQPSEAPSSSASPSSSSSEQPSEAPSSSASPSPSSSEQPSEAPSSSASPSSSSSEQPSEAPSSSAAPNSESTPCEEPSEAPSSSASPSSTSSEQLSEAPSSSASPSSSSSEQPSEAPSSSASPSSSSSEQPSEAPSSSASPSSSSSEQPSEAPSSSASPSSSSSEQPSEAPSSSASPSSSSSEQPSEAPSSSASPSPSSSEQPSEAPSSSASPSTSSFEQPSEAPSSSASPSSSSPEQPSEAPSSSASPISESTPCEESSKAPSSSASPSTSSSEQPSEAPSSSTSPSPSSSEQPSEEPSSSTSPSSSSSEQPSVTPSSSASPSSESTPCEDPSEAPSSSASPSSSSSEQPSEAPSSSASPNSSSSEQPSEAPSSSASPSSSSSEQPSEAPSSSASPSSSSSEQPSVAPSSSASPSSSSSEQPSEAPSSSASPSSESTPCEEPSEAPSSSASPSSSSSEQPSEAPSSSASPSSSSSDQPSEAPSSSASPSSSSSEQPSEAPSSSASPSSESTPCEEPSEAPSSSASPSSSSSEQPSEAPSSSASPSSSSSEQPSEAPSSSASPSSSSSEQPSEAPSSSASPSSSSSEQPSEAPSSSASPSPSSSEQPSEAPSSSASPSSSSSEQPSEAPSSSASPSSSSSDQPSEAPSSSASPSSSSSEQPSEAPSSSTSPSSESTPCEEPSEAPSSSASPSSSSSEQPSEAPSSSASPSSSSSEQPSEAPSSSASPSSSSSDQPSEAPSSSASPSSSSSEQPSEAPSSSASPSSESTPCEEPSEAPSSSASPSSSSSEQPSEAPSSSASPSSSSSEQPSEAPSSSASPSSSSSEQPSEAPSSSVSPSSSSSEQPSEAPSSSASPSPSSSEQPSEAPSSSASPSSSSSEQPSEAPSSSASPSPSSSEQPSEAPSSSASPSSSSSEQPSEAPSSSASPSPSSSEQPSEAPSSSASPSSSSSEQPSEAPSSSASPSSSSSEQPSEAPSSSASPSSSSSEQPSEAPSSSASPSSSSSEQPTEAPSSSASPSSSSSEQPSEAPSSSAAPSSSSSEQPSEAPSSSASPSSSSSEQPSEAPSSSASPSSESTPCEEPSEAPSSSASPSSESTPCEEPSEAPSSSASPSSSSSEQPSEAPSSSASPSSSSSEQPSEAPSSSASPTSSSSEQPSVGPSSSPSPSSDSTPCDESSEGPSSSGSPSSSSSPQPSGAPSSSASPSTDSTPWTPSTGVPYHFTNPAGRHCICY from the exons ATGAAGATACTCGTGTCCTCTCTACTCTTCCTTGTGGTTTCTACCACGGCCCTCTCG ATACAACCAAATCGAGTGGATCTAAGAAGAAATTCAccaataaatacaataagcaAAATTGAAGCAAGTCTAGGAATAAGAGCACAAGGAAAAGGAGCAGTGAATTCAGGACAGAGTACAGCAGCGCATGGAGGATCAAGTGCAGTCGTTAACATAGGAATAAATgcaggaggaaaaggaggagtgAATTCGGGAAAGAATACAGGAGCGTATGCAGGATCAAATGTAAACGCAAAAATAGGATTAGGTGCAGTAGTAGGAGCAGGAGTGAATTCAGGAAAGAATACAGGAGCGTATGGAGGATCAAATGCAAACGCTAAAATAGGAGTAGCTACAGCAGTAGGAGCAGGAGTGAATTCAGGAAAGAATACAGGATCGCATGGAGGATCAAATGCAAACGCTAAAATAGGAGTAGCTACAGCAGTAGGAGCAGGAGTGAATTCAGGAAAGAATACAGGATCGCATGGAGGATCAAATGCAAACGCTAAAATAGGAGTAGCTACAGCAGTAGGAGCAGGAGTGAATTCAGGAAAGAATACAGGATCGCATGGAGGATCAAATGCAAACGCTAAAATAGGAGTAGCTACAGCAGTAGGAGCAGGAGTGAATTCAGGAAAGAATACAGGAGGGCATGGAGGATCAAATGTAAACGCTAAAATAGGAATAGGTGCAGCAGGAGGAGTAAATGCGAGAGGAGACTCAAAAGCTGGTCTAGGAATATATGCAGGAGTACATGGAGGATCACATGCAAGAGCTGATTTAGGAATAAAGGGAGGAATAAATGCAGCAGGACATGGACGATCAGGTTCAAACACTGGTGCAAATGTAAATGCAGGAATAAATGtgagaacgaaagaaggatCAAGTGCAAAAGCTAGTATAGGAATAAATGCAGGAGTAAATGTGGGAGCGCATGGAAGATCAAATGCAGGAGCTAAAATAGGAATAAACACAAGAGTACATGCGGGAGATAATAGAGGATCAAAAGCAGGAGCAAATCTAGGAATAAGTGCAGGTCTACATACAAGATGGAACCTTCCCTCTCAAGAACATAACCAACACAAAAACCATCATGAATCTCATTTATCTTACATTCCCAGTTTCCATAATCTACCCAAATTACCACATATACCATTACCACATATACCATTGCCACATATACCATTACCTCATATACCATTTCCACCTTTCCACTTTTGGTCCACTAgcactacttctactactactgaAAAACCATGTGAATCTGAGTCTACTAGCTCTTCTACTTCTAAACATCCAATTGAAACATCGAGTAGCTCTGCATCGCCTAGTTCTTCCAGTCCCAAACAACCAAGCGTAGCACCAAGCAGCTCAGCCTCGCCTAGTTCCTTCAACTCTGAACAACCCAGTGAAGCACCTAGTAGTTCGGTCTCACCAAGTTCTGAATCTACCCCTTGTGAAGAACCAAGCAAAGCACCCAGCAGCTCTGCCTCACCAAGTTCTTCAAGTTCTGAACAACCTAGTGAAGCACCTAGCAGCTCTGCCTCGCCTAGTTCTTCCAGTTCTGAACAACCAAGCGCAGCACCCAGCAGCTCTGCCTCACCAAGTTCTTCAAGTTCTGAACAACCTAGTGAAGCACCTAGCAGCTCTGCCTCGCCTAGTTCTTCCAGTTCTGAACAACCAAGCGCAGCACCCAGCAGCTCTGCCTCACCAAGTCCTTCCAGTTCTGAACGACCTAGTGAAGAACCCAGCAGTTCTGCCTCACCTAGTTCTTCCAGTTCTGAAAAACCCAGTGAAGCACCCAGCAGCCCTGCCTCGCCTAGTTCTTCCAGTTCTGAACAACCAAGTGAAGCATCTAGTAGTTCGGCCTCACCAAATTCGGAATCTACTCCTTGTGAAGAACCAAGCGAAGCACCCAGCAGCTCTGCCTCGCCTAGTTCTACCAGTTCTGAACAACCTAGTGAAGCATCCAGCAGCTCTGCCTCGCCTAGTTCTTCCAGTTCTGAACAGCCCAGTGAAGCACCCAGCAGCTCTGCCTCGCCTAGTTCTTCCAGTTCTGAACAACCCAGTGAAGCACCCAGCAGCTCTGCCTCGCCTAGTTCTTCCAGTTCTGAACAACCAAGTGAAGCAACCAGCAGTTCTGCCTCACCAAGTCCTTCAAGTTCAGAACAACCAAGCGAAGCACCAAGCAGCTCTGCCTCGC CAAGTCCTTCCAGTTCAGAACAACCAAGCGAAGCACCAAGCAGCTCTGCCTCGCCTAGTTCTTCCAGTTCTGAACAACCAAGTGAAGCACCTAGTAGTTCGGCCGCACCAAATTCGGAATCTACTCCTTGTGAAGAACCAAGCGAAGCATCTAGCAGCTCTGCCTCGCATAGTTCTACTAGTTCTGAACAACCCAGTGAAGCACCCAGCAGCTCTGCCTCGCCTAGTTCTTCCAGTTCTGAACAACCCAGTGAAGCACCCAGCAGTTCTGCCTCACCCAGTCCTTCCAGTTCAGAGCAACCAAGCGAAGCACCAAGCAGCTCTGCCTCGCCTAGTTCTTCCAGTTCTGAACAACCCAGTGAAGCACCAAGCAGCTCTGCCTCACCAAGCTCTTCTAGTTCTGAACAACCAAGCGAAGCACCCAGCAGTTCTGCCTCACCAAGTCCTTCCAGTTCAGAACAACCAAGCGAAGCACCAAGCAGCTCTGCCTCGCCTAGTTCTTCCAGTTCTGAACAACCAAGTGAAGCACCTAGTAGTTCGGCCGCACCAAATTCGGAATCTACTCCTTGTGAAGAACCAAGCGAAGCACCTAGCAGCTCTGCCTCGCCCAGTTCTACTAGTTCTGAACAACCCAGTGAAGCACCCAGCAGCTCTGCCTCGCCTAGTTCTTCCAGTTCTGAACAGCCCAGTGAAGCACCCAGCAGCTCTGCCTCGCCAAGCTCTTCCAGTTCTGAACAACCAAGCGAAGCACCCAGCAGTTCTGCCTCACCAAGTCCTTCCAGTTCAGAACAACCAAGCGAAGCACCAAGCAGCTCTGCCTCGCCTAGTTCTTCCAGTTCTGAACAACCAAGTGAAGCAC CCAGCAGCTCTGCCTCGCCAAGTTCTTCCAGTTCTGAACAACCCAGTGAAGCACCCAGCAGCTCGGCCTCGCCTAGTTCTTCCAGTTCTGAACAACCCAGTGAAGCACCCAGCAGCTCTGCCTCACCAAGCTCTTCCAGTTCTGAACAACCAAGCGAAGCACCCAGCAGTTCTGCCTCACCGAGTCCTTCCAGTTCAGAACAACCAAGCGAAGCACCAAGCAGCTCTGCCTCGCCTAGTTCTTCCAGTTCTGAACAACCAAGTGAAGCACCTAGTAGTTCGGCCGCACCAAATTCGGAATCCACTCCTTGTGAAGAACCAAGCGAAGCACCTAGCAGCTCTGCCTCGCCTAGTTCTACTAGTTCTGAACAACTCAGTGAAGCACCCAGCAGCTCTGCCTCGCCCAGTTCTTCCAGTTCTGAACAACCCAGTGAAGCACCCAGCAGCTCTGCCTCACCAAGCTCTTCCAGTTCTGAACAACCAAGCGAAGCACCCAGCAGTTCTGCCTCACCAAGCTCTTCCAGTTCTGAACAACCCAGTGAAGCACCCAGCAGCTCTGCCTCGCCAAGTTCTTCCAGTTCTGAACAACCCAGTGAAGCACCCAGCAGCTCGGCCTCGCCTAGTTCTTCCAGTTCTGAACAACCCAGTGAAGCACCCAGCAGTTCTGCCTCACCAAGTCCTTCCAGTTCAGAACAACCAAGCGAAGCACCAAGCAGCTCTGCCTCACCTAGTACTTCCAGTTTTGAACAACCCAGTGAAGCACCCAGCAGCTCTGCCTCGCCTAGTTCTTCGAGTCCTGAACAACCCAGTGAAGCACCTAGTAGCTCTGCCTCGCCAATTTCTGAATCTACTCCTTGTGAAGAATCAAGCAAAGCACCCAGCAGTTCTGCTTCACCAAGTACTTCCAGTTCTGAACAACCAAGTGAAGCACCCAGCAGCTCTACTTCACCTAGTCCTTCCAGTTCTGAACAACCTAGTGAAGAACCCAGCAGCTCTACCTCGCCTAGTTCTTCCAGTTCTGAACAACCGAGCGTAACACCTAGTAGTTCGGCCTCACCAAGTTCTGAATCTACCCCTTGTGAAGATCCGAGCGAAGCACCCAGCAGCTCGGCTTCACCAAGTTCTTCCAGTTCTGAACAACCCAGTGAAGCACCAAGCAGCTCTGCCTCACCTAATTCTTCCAGTTCTGAACAACCCAGTGAAGCACCAAGCAGCTCTGCCTCACCTAGTTCTTCCAGTTCTGAACAACCCAGTGAAGCACCCAGCAGCTCTGCCTCGCCAAGTTCTTCTAGTTCTGAACAACCGAGCGTAGCACCTAGTAGTTCTGCCTCACCAAGTTCTTCCAGTTCTGAACAACCAAGTGAAGCACCCAGCAGCTCTGCCTCACCAAGTTCTGAATCTACCCCTTGTGAAGAACCAAGCGAAGCTCCCAGTAGCTCGGCCTCACCAAGTTCCTCCAGTTCTGAACAACCAAGTGAAGCACCCAGCAGCTCTGCCTCTC CAAGTTCTTCCAGTTCCGATCAACCAAGCGAAGCTCCCAGTAGCTCTGCCTCACCAAGTTCTTCTAGTTCTGAACAACCTAGTGAAGCACCCAGCAGCTCTGCCTCACCAAGTTCTGAATCTACCCCTTGTGAAGAACCAAGCGAAGCACCCAGCAGCTCTGCCTCGCCTAGTTCTTCCAGTTCTGAACAGCCCAGTGAAGCACCCAGCAGCTCTGCCTCGCCAAGTTCTTCCAGTTCTGAACAACCCAGTGAAGCACCCAGCAGCTCGGCCTCGCCTAGTTCTTCCAGTTCTGAACAACCCAGTGAAGCACCCAGCAGCTCTGCCTCACCAAGCTCTTCCAGTTCTGAACAACCAAGCGAAGCACCCAGCAGTTCTGCCTCACCAAGTCCTTCCAGTTCTGAACAACCAAGCGAAGCACCCAGCAGCTCTGCCTCACCTAGTTCTTCCAGTTCTGAACAACCAAGTGAAGCACCCAGCAGCTCTGCCTCACCAAGTTCTTCCAGTTCCGATCAACCAAGCGAAGCTCCCAGTAGCTCTGCCTCACCAAGTTCTTCCAGTTCTGAACAACCAAGTGAAGCACCCAGCAGCTCTACCTCACCAAGTTCTGAATCTACCCCTTGTGAAGAACCAAGCGAAGCACCCAGCAGCTCTGCCTCGCCTAGTTCTTCCAGTTCTGAGCAGCCCAGTGAAGCACCCAGCAGCTCTGCCTCGCCAAGTTCTTCCAGTTCTGAACAACCCAGTGAAGCACCCAGCAGCTCGGCCTCGCCTAGTTCTTCCAGTTCCGATCAACCAAGCGAAGCTCCCAGTAGCTCTGCCTCACCAAGTTCTTCCAGTTCTGAACAACCAAGTGAAGCACCCAGCAGCTCTGCCTCACCAAGTTCTGAATCTACCCCTTGTGAAGAACCAAGCGAAGCACCCAGCAGCTCTGCCTCGCCTAGTTCTTCCAGTTCTGAACAACCCAGTGAAGCACCCAGCAGCTCTGCCTCGCCTAGTTCTTCCAGTTCTGAACAACCCAGTGAAGCACCCAGCAGCTCTGCCTCACCAAGCTCTTCCAGTTCTGAACAACCAAGCGAAGCACCCAGCAGTTCTGTCTCACCAAGCTCTTCCAGTTCTGAACAACCAAGCGAAGCACCCAGCAGTTCTGCCTCACCAAGTCCTTCCAGTTCTGAACAACCAAGCGAAGCACCCAGCAGCTCTGCCTCAC CAAGCTCTTCCAGTTCTGAACAACCAAGCGAAGCACCCAGCAGTTCTGCCTCACCAAGTCCTTCCAGTTCTGAACAACCAAGCGAAGCACCCAGCAGTTCTGCCTCACCAAGCTCTTCCAGTTCTGAACAACCAAGCGAAGCACCCAGCAGTTCTGCCTCACCAAGTCCTTCCAGTTCTGAACAACCAAGCGAAGCACCCAGCAGTTCTGCCTCGCCTAGTTCTTCCAGTTCTGAACAACCCAGTGAAGCACCCAGCAGCTCTGCCTCACCAAGCTCTTCCAGTTCTGAACAACCAAGCGAAGCACCCAGCAGTTCTGCCTCACCAAGCTCTTCCAGTTCTGAGCAACCAAGCGAAGCACCAAGCAGCTCGGCCTCGCCTAGTTCCTCCAGTTCTGAACAACCAACTGAAGCACCCAGCAGCTCTGCCTCGCCTAGTTCTTCCAGTTCTGAACAACCAAGTGAAGCTCCCAGTAGCTCTGCCGCGCCTAGTTCTTCCAGTTCTGAACAACCAAGTGAAGCTCCCAGTAGCTCTGCCTCACCAAGTTCTTCCAGTTCTGAACAACCAAGTGAAGCACCCAGCAGCTCTGCCTCACCAAGTTCTGAATCTACCCCTTGTGAAGAACCAAGCGAAGCAC CCAGCAGCTCTGCCTCACCAAGTTCTGAATCTACCCCTTGTGAAGAACCAAGCGAAGCACCCAGCAGCTCGGCCTCGCCTAGTTCTTCCAGTTCTGAACAACCAAGCGAAGCACCCAGCAGCTCTGCCTCACCTAGTTCTTCCAGTTCTGAGCAACCAAGCGAAGCTCCCAGCAGCTCTGCCTCACCAACTTCTTCCAGTTCTGAACAACCTAGTGTAGGACCTAGTAGTTCGCCCTCACCAAGTTCTGACTCTACTCCTTGTGATGAATCAAGCGAAGGACCAAGCAGTTCTGGCTCCCCTAGTTCTTCCAGTTCTCCCCAACCGAGCGGAGCACCAAGTAGTTCTGCCTCACCAAGTACTGATTCCACCCCTTGGACCCCATCGACTGGTGTACCTTACCACTTTACGAATCCTGCCGGTCGACATTGCATTTgctattga